GTATTTGCGGATGGGCCTGCTTCATAGCTTTAAGCCAGGCCATGGATATGGTCCTTTAGGCCATGCTGTAACACCAGAGTGGGTAAAAGAATATGAATCTGGAGACAATGAGATATAAGGATATTCAGATAGCAGAGGTCTGGGAAGATATAAGGCATTATCGCCCCCTTGTCTACCAGTTGACCAATATGGTAGCTGCGAACTTTCAGGCTAATATCAGTCTTGCGGCGGGGGCCTCACCCCTAATGTCCATTAATGCGGAAGAGGCTTCTTTTCTTGCAAGCAGGGCAGACAGCATTCTCATAAATACAGGGACGCCCTCTGATGAAAGTATAAGATCAATAAAAGAGATTCTTCCTGTAATAAGGAAAGAAAAAAAGCCCCTTGTACTGGACCCAGTCGGCTATGGGGCATCCCCTTTGCGGATCTCTTTAGTCGAAGAAATTCTCCGCAGCGAAGCAGTTACCACAGTAAAAGGAAATAGAGGAGAGATGGGGCTTTTAGGAGGAGAGGAAGGGACAGTTCAAGGGGTTGATGGCTACAATTGCAAAGATCTTGAGAAGGCCCTTTCAAACATCGTGTCCAGTTATGGAGTGGTGGCTGTGGCGACAGGAAAAGAAGACTCAGTAGCGATACCGGTGCCCCCGTCATGTTTCTTCCTGGTCTTGGGAGGGGGAAGCCCTCTTCTTCCAGCCATTACAGCGAGCGGATGCGCCGTAGGTAGCCTGATTGCTGCCTGCTCGGCTGTAACAGCTGATTATGGGCTTGCTGCTATAACAGCTCTCGTCGCAGTATCCCTTGCTTCTGAAAAAGCAGCCGGTAGGGAAAATGTCTATGGCCCTGGAACCTTCGGAAATGTTTTTATCGATGAGGTATCCTCTCTTGTAAAAAGTGATTTTTACGGATATGAAGAGCGTTTGAATAGAAAAGAGGAGTGGCGGGAATGAACATACGTCATATGTTAAAGCTTTATGTAATTCCTGATCGTCAGATAGGAGCCCCCCGAACTCTTCTGGAACAGACGGAAGAAGTTCTTAAAGGAGGAGCGACTGTCATTCAGTTGAGAGACAAGCAATCTGGCGGCCGTGAGCTTTTGGAAACAGCCCTGGCCATGAAAAGACTTTGTTATG
This region of Aminobacterium colombiense DSM 12261 genomic DNA includes:
- a CDS encoding hydroxyethylthiazole kinase, whose product is MNLETMRYKDIQIAEVWEDIRHYRPLVYQLTNMVAANFQANISLAAGASPLMSINAEEASFLASRADSILINTGTPSDESIRSIKEILPVIRKEKKPLVLDPVGYGASPLRISLVEEILRSEAVTTVKGNRGEMGLLGGEEGTVQGVDGYNCKDLEKALSNIVSSYGVVAVATGKEDSVAIPVPPSCFFLVLGGGSPLLPAITASGCAVGSLIAACSAVTADYGLAAITALVAVSLASEKAAGRENVYGPGTFGNVFIDEVSSLVKSDFYGYEERLNRKEEWRE